One Novosphingobium sp. G106 DNA segment encodes these proteins:
- a CDS encoding acyl-CoA dehydrogenase family protein, whose amino-acid sequence MPEAMGGLGLGLFDAALLMEQAGRTLVSGPLAEAIVAARLLALLDPDDATGLRNGIASGASVATLAFHDVAVAPDQLVAGGAVANAVIVRDGDAVVLVRPGRQQAERTLASTPIARLTLSGVERTVLGRGAEAIALHAAAVEEWKLLTASALAGLSVEAIRIASAYACEREQFGRPIGSYQGVSHPLADAVVEVDAGRLMLWRAIRAAVDGDADAGERVSIAAWWAGQAAEKAVVRALHTHGGYGLTLEYDIHLFNLRSRAWLLVLGDPELLLEEAARRRYRGEIAKLPDAGAMNVEYGLGDEAEALARETRDFFEATLTPELRAKAHYSYGGHDPGVHRKLAEAGLLYPDWPERIGGRGVSTYAMQAAHKVWEDYDWTSHPHGTTNIIGLMIDRFGTDQCKADILSRIISGDIICSLGYSEPGSGSDVFAAKTRATRQADGSWRIDGQKMFTSGAEHGDYVIMLARTDPEAPKHKGVSMFMVPLNVPGVTIQEVKTFQDERTNITYYDGVLIPDAYRLGEINGGLAVMSLALEIEQGMSFGPYQERLLHAAERLCGKAMRHGRPAIEDPAVQLRLTRVWANAIASQCLHDRILWVTAEGKQNLAYGPAVKLFSAEAYRADAFDLLSLTAPESLAFADKDAAFINQCYRHSQVATVYGGTSEVQRSQVAEKQLGLPRTR is encoded by the coding sequence GTGCCCGAGGCGATGGGCGGGCTGGGCCTCGGCCTGTTCGATGCGGCGCTGCTGATGGAGCAGGCGGGCCGCACGCTGGTATCCGGCCCACTGGCCGAGGCGATCGTCGCCGCGCGGCTGCTGGCCCTGCTCGATCCCGACGACGCGACCGGTTTGCGCAATGGTATTGCGAGCGGCGCCAGCGTGGCGACGCTCGCCTTCCACGACGTAGCGGTCGCGCCCGATCAACTCGTAGCCGGCGGCGCGGTCGCCAATGCAGTAATCGTCCGTGATGGCGACGCGGTCGTGCTCGTGCGGCCGGGCCGGCAGCAGGCCGAACGCACTCTGGCTTCCACGCCGATCGCGCGACTGACGTTGTCGGGCGTAGAGCGGACGGTGCTCGGCCGGGGTGCGGAGGCTATCGCGCTCCACGCTGCCGCTGTCGAGGAATGGAAGCTGCTGACCGCCTCGGCGCTCGCGGGGCTTTCCGTCGAGGCCATCCGCATCGCCTCCGCTTATGCCTGCGAGCGTGAGCAGTTCGGCCGCCCGATCGGCTCCTACCAAGGCGTATCGCATCCGCTGGCCGATGCGGTGGTCGAGGTCGATGCCGGCCGGCTGATGCTCTGGCGCGCGATCCGCGCCGCGGTCGACGGCGATGCCGATGCCGGCGAGCGCGTCTCGATCGCCGCCTGGTGGGCGGGGCAGGCCGCCGAGAAGGCGGTGGTGCGCGCACTCCACACCCACGGCGGCTATGGGCTGACGCTCGAATACGACATCCACCTGTTCAACCTGCGCTCGCGTGCCTGGCTACTCGTGCTGGGCGATCCCGAACTGCTGCTCGAGGAAGCGGCACGCCGGCGCTACCGCGGCGAGATCGCGAAGCTGCCTGATGCTGGCGCGATGAACGTCGAATACGGCCTGGGCGACGAGGCCGAAGCGCTGGCGCGGGAAACGCGCGATTTCTTCGAGGCGACGCTGACGCCGGAACTGCGCGCCAAGGCGCACTATTCCTATGGGGGCCACGATCCCGGCGTGCACAGGAAGCTGGCAGAGGCGGGGCTGCTCTATCCCGACTGGCCCGAGCGGATCGGCGGGCGCGGGGTCAGCACCTATGCGATGCAGGCCGCGCACAAGGTCTGGGAGGACTACGACTGGACCTCCCATCCGCACGGCACGACCAATATCATTGGCCTGATGATCGACCGCTTCGGCACCGACCAGTGCAAGGCGGATATTCTCTCCAGGATCATCTCCGGCGATATCATCTGCAGCCTCGGCTACAGCGAGCCGGGCTCGGGCTCCGATGTCTTTGCTGCCAAGACCCGCGCGACGCGGCAGGCGGACGGCTCCTGGCGGATCGACGGCCAGAAGATGTTCACCAGCGGCGCCGAGCACGGCGACTACGTCATCATGCTGGCCCGCACCGATCCCGAGGCGCCCAAGCACAAAGGCGTCTCGATGTTCATGGTGCCGCTGAACGTGCCGGGCGTGACGATCCAGGAGGTCAAGACCTTCCAGGATGAGCGGACCAACATCACCTACTACGACGGGGTGCTGATTCCCGACGCTTACCGGCTGGGCGAGATCAACGGCGGCCTGGCGGTGATGTCGCTGGCGCTGGAGATCGAGCAGGGCATGAGCTTCGGGCCCTACCAGGAGCGCCTGCTCCATGCCGCCGAGCGGCTCTGCGGCAAGGCCATGCGCCACGGCAGGCCGGCGATCGAGGACCCGGCGGTGCAACTCCGGCTGACCCGGGTCTGGGCCAATGCCATCGCCTCGCAATGCCTGCACGACCGCATCCTGTGGGTCACCGCCGAGGGCAAGCAGAACCTCGCCTATGGCCCCGCGGTCAAGCTGTTCTCTGCCGAGGCCTACCGTGCGGATGCCTTCGACCTGTTGAGCCTGACCGCGCCGGAATCGCTGGCTTTCGCGGACAAGGACGCTGCTTTCATCAACCAGTGCTACCGCCACTCGCAAGTCGCCACGGTCTATGGCGGCACCAGCGAGGTGCAGCGCAGTCAGGTTGCCGAAAAGCAGCTCGGTTTGCCGCGGACGCGTTAG
- a CDS encoding sulfite exporter TauE/SafE family protein, with product MDQAHLLQLAILFVAAAWAGAQNQLAGGGSFITLPALILTGMDARAANITSTVALFPGQVTGGWIGRKLASGTESLSFKALTVISLIGGAIGAVLLLWTPSGVFAQMVPWLVLFATVAYAWGSFGRKPQAGEEGKPLSAVVAGTVQMGIAIYGGYFGGGIGFLMLAALALSRVPVRAAGATKNVLAGAMNFTAVLIFLFSGQVRWLACAVACAGALVGSVFGARLLSRVDEKMLRLVVIVIGVLLTIGLFLRA from the coding sequence TTGGACCAGGCTCATCTACTACAACTGGCGATCCTGTTCGTCGCAGCCGCTTGGGCGGGCGCGCAGAACCAGCTCGCCGGGGGCGGGTCGTTCATCACGCTGCCCGCGCTGATCCTGACCGGGATGGATGCCCGCGCGGCCAATATCACCTCAACGGTCGCGCTGTTCCCCGGCCAGGTCACCGGCGGCTGGATCGGGCGCAAGCTCGCCAGCGGGACCGAAAGCCTGTCGTTCAAGGCACTGACCGTGATCAGCCTGATCGGCGGCGCGATCGGCGCCGTGCTGCTGCTGTGGACGCCCTCGGGCGTCTTCGCGCAGATGGTGCCCTGGCTGGTCCTGTTCGCGACCGTGGCCTATGCCTGGGGCAGCTTCGGCCGCAAGCCGCAGGCCGGAGAAGAGGGCAAGCCGCTGAGCGCCGTTGTCGCCGGCACGGTCCAGATGGGCATAGCGATCTACGGCGGCTATTTCGGCGGCGGGATCGGCTTCCTGATGTTGGCAGCGCTGGCGCTCAGCCGCGTGCCCGTGCGCGCAGCCGGCGCGACCAAGAACGTGCTTGCCGGCGCGATGAACTTCACCGCCGTGCTGATCTTCCTGTTCTCTGGCCAGGTCCGCTGGCTAGCCTGCGCCGTGGCCTGTGCGGGCGCGCTTGTCGGCAGCGTGTTCGGCGCGCGGCTGCTCAGCCGGGTCGACGAGAAGATGCTGCGGCTGGTGGTCATCGTCATCGGCGTGCTACTGACGATCGGACTGTTCCTGCGCGCCTAA
- a CDS encoding PEPxxWA-CTERM sorting domain-containing protein: MTKRFRFSTLCLATALTLVSTQVSAATVTLTKLSGVTGDNPANTAVFAADLTAYGDNVTSILIRDASNFTGGSPGQFSGFDLDAIKLSLSPCATAACVAGLAGLSVFNFGAGGTVFTPGTQRPTVNARLFGTTGANVFDNSIATLGAFDADSSTTLPAGFLSLGDNGQIMFNLTSAVKLNGLWLYIGEVGNNGEKANSAIEIFSNSVPEPSTWAMMILGIGFAGAAMRRRQRVSVSYA; encoded by the coding sequence ATGACGAAGAGATTCCGGTTCAGCACCCTGTGCCTTGCAACGGCACTGACCCTCGTATCCACCCAAGTATCCGCCGCTACGGTGACTCTGACCAAGCTCTCCGGCGTGACGGGCGACAATCCAGCGAATACCGCTGTCTTTGCGGCCGATCTGACGGCTTATGGGGACAACGTCACGTCGATCCTGATCAGGGATGCCAGCAACTTCACGGGCGGTTCGCCGGGGCAGTTCTCGGGCTTCGATCTCGATGCGATCAAGCTTTCGCTGTCACCCTGCGCCACGGCGGCCTGCGTGGCCGGCCTGGCCGGTCTCAGCGTCTTCAATTTCGGGGCTGGCGGCACGGTCTTCACGCCCGGAACGCAGCGTCCGACTGTCAATGCCAGACTGTTCGGGACCACGGGGGCGAACGTCTTCGACAATTCGATCGCGACGCTGGGTGCCTTCGACGCCGACTCGAGCACTACGCTGCCCGCCGGCTTCCTGAGCCTCGGTGACAACGGCCAGATCATGTTCAATCTCACCAGCGCGGTGAAGTTGAATGGCCTCTGGCTGTACATCGGCGAAGTTGGCAACAACGGTGAAAAAGCCAACTCGGCCATCGAGATCTTCTCGAACAGCGTTCCCGAACCCTCGACCTGGGCGATGATGATCCTCGGCATCGGCTTCGCGGGTGCCGCGATGCGCCGCCGCCAGCGGGTCAGCGTTTCCTACGCCTGA
- a CDS encoding zinc-binding dehydrogenase: MQVPFVCGPNDLRLFDIEPPRAGPRDVVLRVGSVGICGSDLGYVAAGGTVGPADKPFPIGHELSGTVMAAGDEVRSVKLGDRVVVNPLVNLIGNGSTEGAFARELLIRDFVARPESLLPLPEGLSLDAGALVEPLAVATHGVNQLGVKPGDKVAVFGAGPIGLASLVVLRHRGIEDVIAFDLSPFRRERALALGARAAFDPREQAPRETLLAEHGAVATFRQSLPATTHYLEASGAPVIPDILSFARARASLCVISVQKKPVEVDFGLVMSKELRMVGALGYPTEFGEVLEMLAGGTVDLGPLVSHRFAGEDFLDAFAMASRPGEAAKVLVQYDRD, encoded by the coding sequence ATGCAAGTACCCTTTGTCTGCGGCCCGAACGATCTGCGCCTGTTCGATATAGAACCGCCGCGAGCTGGTCCGCGCGACGTGGTGCTGCGTGTCGGCAGCGTCGGCATCTGCGGCAGCGACCTCGGCTATGTCGCCGCGGGCGGAACGGTCGGGCCGGCGGACAAGCCTTTCCCGATCGGGCACGAACTGTCGGGCACTGTTATGGCGGCGGGGGACGAGGTGCGTTCCGTCAAGCTCGGCGATCGCGTCGTGGTCAATCCGCTGGTCAATCTCATCGGCAATGGTTCGACCGAGGGTGCCTTTGCGCGCGAGCTGCTGATCCGCGATTTCGTGGCGCGGCCGGAATCGTTGCTACCGCTGCCCGAGGGGTTATCGCTGGACGCTGGCGCATTGGTGGAGCCGCTGGCCGTCGCCACGCATGGGGTAAACCAGCTCGGTGTGAAACCGGGCGACAAGGTTGCCGTCTTCGGCGCGGGGCCGATAGGGCTGGCTTCGCTGGTCGTGCTGCGGCACCGTGGGATCGAAGACGTGATTGCGTTCGATCTCTCGCCCTTCCGCCGCGAGCGCGCGCTGGCCCTGGGTGCCCGCGCCGCCTTCGACCCGCGCGAGCAAGCGCCGCGCGAGACGCTGCTGGCCGAGCACGGCGCGGTGGCGACCTTCCGCCAATCGCTACCCGCGACGACGCATTATCTCGAGGCTTCGGGCGCGCCGGTCATTCCCGATATCCTGTCCTTCGCTCGTGCGCGGGCCTCGCTCTGCGTGATCTCGGTGCAGAAGAAGCCGGTCGAGGTGGATTTCGGCCTCGTGATGTCGAAGGAGCTGCGCATGGTCGGGGCGCTGGGTTATCCGACCGAGTTCGGCGAAGTGCTGGAGATGCTGGCCGGCGGCACCGTCGACCTCGGCCCGCTGGTCAGCCACCGCTTCGCCGGCGAAGACTTCCTCGACGCTTTCGCCATGGCGAGCCGGCCCGGCGAGGCGGCGAAGGTGCTGGTTCAGTACGACCGCGATTAG
- a CDS encoding Zn-dependent alcohol dehydrogenase, with amino-acid sequence MKAAVLRERSAPLVIEDLTIAKPKGREVLVRVTAVGLCHSDMHVIDGGAPLPLPIVLGHEVAGVVEQVGADVHRLKAGDHVVVCLAFHCGHCEQCESGHSNRCLPPEAMRGESEEPRLRDAAGAAIGQFTNIGGFAEQVLVHESGCVAIRRDIPFDRAALIGCGVTTGVGAAVRSARVRPGETVAIIGCGGVGLSAINGAAIAGAGRIIAIDRLPLKLEMARRFGATDVVDASAGSVVEQVKEITGGRGVDHAIECVGRQVTIEDGFRMLGKGGTATIVGVTSRQTTIELSPLLMMLGEKRVQGSYMGGVRTLIDIPRYADLYMQGRLNLDELVSQRLTLAQINQGFADMLKGEVARSVVVFD; translated from the coding sequence ATGAAGGCGGCGGTCCTGCGCGAGAGATCGGCACCCCTCGTGATCGAGGACTTGACGATCGCCAAGCCGAAAGGCCGTGAAGTCCTCGTTCGGGTGACCGCGGTGGGCCTTTGTCATTCCGACATGCACGTGATCGATGGCGGCGCGCCGCTGCCCTTGCCGATCGTGCTGGGTCACGAGGTTGCCGGCGTGGTCGAGCAAGTCGGCGCGGACGTGCACCGGCTGAAGGCCGGCGATCACGTCGTCGTCTGCCTGGCCTTCCATTGCGGCCATTGCGAGCAGTGCGAGAGCGGGCACAGCAACCGCTGCCTGCCGCCCGAGGCAATGCGAGGCGAAAGCGAGGAGCCGCGCCTGCGTGATGCTGCCGGCGCGGCTATCGGCCAGTTCACCAACATCGGCGGCTTTGCCGAGCAGGTCCTCGTCCATGAAAGCGGCTGCGTTGCAATTCGCCGCGACATTCCGTTCGACAGGGCGGCGCTGATCGGTTGCGGCGTCACCACCGGCGTCGGTGCGGCGGTGCGCAGCGCACGAGTCCGGCCCGGCGAGACCGTGGCGATAATCGGCTGCGGCGGCGTCGGCCTTTCGGCGATCAACGGCGCCGCGATTGCCGGCGCGGGCCGGATCATCGCCATCGATCGCCTGCCGCTGAAGCTCGAGATGGCCAGGCGCTTCGGTGCGACCGACGTCGTTGATGCCTCGGCGGGAAGCGTGGTCGAGCAGGTCAAGGAGATCACCGGCGGGCGCGGCGTCGATCACGCGATCGAATGCGTCGGCCGCCAGGTAACGATCGAGGATGGCTTCAGGATGCTCGGCAAGGGTGGCACCGCGACCATCGTCGGCGTCACCTCGCGCCAGACCACGATCGAGCTGTCGCCGCTATTGATGATGCTCGGCGAGAAGCGCGTGCAGGGCTCCTACATGGGCGGCGTGCGCACCTTGATCGACATCCCGCGCTATGCCGATCTCTACATGCAGGGGCGGCTCAATCTCGACGAACTGGTCTCGCAGCGGCTGACGCTGGCGCAGATCAACCAGGGGTTCGCGGACATGCTGAAGGGCGAAGTGGCGCGATCGGTGGTGGTGTTCGACTGA
- a CDS encoding AMP-binding protein, with product MTDLLHQAPTGSDFVVQALSRDLDRLVAIGTKGERLTARGLAEGISRMQQVFESLEPRPRRAALLSRNRLDILPVNSGLAFAGVVATALHPMGSVDDYLYVLEDAEVDLLIYDADHYEETAAALKACAPGLKHVLAMGGEGVGRNIGEAAAAFAPKPLTAPVVAPDSLSRIAYSGGTTGKPKGIMCSHGSTATSTLIQLTSWECPSTFRHLICAPLSHAGASMFNLILLKGGYMVVVPGFEPVAVMQAIQEHRITSVLMVPTMVIAMIDHPRFAEFDLSSLEIIYYGASAFPAARLKDAIGKLGSIFFQFYGQAEAPMSVTVMRRDEHLVDSAERLASCGRPTPLVRVALMDDDLNEVPVGTPGEICVQGPLVNLGYLNKPEETEKVFEGGWLHTGDVAIRGEDGFFRIVDRKKDMIVTGGFNVFAREVEDVLTEHPSVRQAAVIGVPDPKWGEAVKAIVVLEPGANVDEKVLIASVRERKGSVQAPKSVEFVDALPVTPLGKPDKKALRMRYAAVAA from the coding sequence GTGACCGATCTTCTCCACCAAGCCCCGACCGGTTCCGACTTCGTCGTCCAGGCGCTCTCGCGCGACCTCGACCGGCTGGTGGCGATCGGCACGAAGGGCGAGCGTCTGACCGCGCGCGGGCTCGCCGAGGGGATCAGCCGGATGCAGCAGGTGTTCGAAAGCCTCGAGCCGCGGCCGCGCCGCGCGGCGCTGCTCTCGCGCAATCGGCTCGACATTCTGCCGGTCAACAGTGGCCTGGCCTTCGCCGGCGTGGTGGCGACGGCGCTGCACCCGATGGGCTCGGTCGATGACTATCTCTATGTGCTGGAAGACGCTGAGGTCGATCTTCTGATCTACGACGCCGACCACTACGAGGAGACCGCAGCGGCGCTGAAGGCGTGCGCGCCGGGCCTTAAGCATGTCCTTGCGATGGGCGGCGAAGGCGTAGGAAGGAATATCGGAGAGGCGGCCGCCGCCTTCGCTCCCAAGCCGCTGACGGCGCCCGTCGTCGCGCCGGACAGCCTGTCGCGCATCGCCTATTCGGGCGGCACCACGGGCAAGCCCAAGGGGATCATGTGCTCGCACGGCTCCACGGCGACCTCGACTTTGATCCAGCTCACCAGCTGGGAATGCCCGAGCACTTTCCGCCACCTGATCTGCGCGCCGCTGAGCCATGCCGGCGCCTCGATGTTCAACCTGATCCTGCTCAAGGGCGGCTACATGGTCGTTGTCCCGGGCTTCGAGCCGGTCGCGGTGATGCAGGCGATCCAGGAGCATCGGATCACTTCGGTGCTGATGGTGCCGACGATGGTCATCGCCATGATCGATCACCCACGCTTCGCCGAGTTCGACCTGTCGAGCCTGGAGATCATCTACTACGGCGCCTCGGCCTTTCCTGCGGCGCGGCTCAAGGATGCGATCGGCAAGCTCGGCTCGATCTTCTTCCAGTTCTACGGTCAGGCAGAAGCGCCGATGTCGGTCACCGTCATGCGGCGCGACGAGCATCTGGTCGACAGTGCCGAGCGGCTGGCGAGCTGCGGCCGGCCGACGCCGCTGGTCCGCGTCGCGCTGATGGACGACGACCTGAACGAGGTGCCCGTCGGCACACCCGGCGAGATCTGCGTGCAGGGGCCGTTGGTGAACCTCGGCTATCTGAACAAGCCCGAGGAGACCGAGAAGGTCTTCGAAGGCGGCTGGCTGCATACCGGCGATGTCGCCATTCGCGGCGAGGACGGTTTCTTCCGCATCGTGGACCGCAAGAAGGACATGATCGTCACCGGCGGTTTCAACGTCTTCGCGCGCGAGGTGGAGGACGTGCTGACCGAGCATCCCTCGGTCCGCCAGGCAGCGGTGATCGGCGTGCCCGATCCTAAGTGGGGCGAGGCGGTCAAGGCGATCGTCGTGCTGGAGCCGGGCGCGAACGTCGACGAGAAGGTGCTGATCGCCAGCGTGCGCGAGCGCAAGGGGTCCGTGCAGGCACCCAAGAGCGTCGAATTCGTCGACGCGCTGCCCGTCACGCCGCTCGGCAAGCCTGACAAGAAGGCGCTGCGCATGCGCTATGCGGCGGTTGCCGCGTGA
- a CDS encoding enoyl-CoA hydratase-related protein, protein MSDEAEQPAVLSELREGVGIITLNRPDKLNAWNSAMGTLYFDTLDAMAADPAVRAVLVLGAGRGFCSGADMSALGNLSARGEITKRDGRPYWYAMGVGKPIVAAVHGACYGVGLQQALCCDIRFAAHGARFCVPYVKRGLIAELGLSWQLSRFIGAGRTTDMLLSARVVAAEEALAIGLVNQLAAPDDLFDRAFAYCRTIAAENSPWAMRTVKQQIYQDLMTASMKEPFAEADRLLGEAVAGPDMKEGIAAFREKRPLAFPPLSPDLARLDPFD, encoded by the coding sequence ATGTCCGACGAAGCCGAACAGCCCGCTGTCCTGTCCGAACTGCGCGAGGGCGTCGGGATCATCACGCTGAACCGGCCGGACAAGCTCAACGCCTGGAACTCGGCGATGGGCACGCTCTATTTCGACACGCTCGATGCCATGGCCGCCGATCCCGCGGTGCGCGCGGTCCTGGTCCTCGGCGCGGGGCGCGGCTTCTGCTCGGGCGCGGACATGTCGGCGCTCGGCAATCTCTCAGCCCGGGGCGAGATCACCAAGCGCGACGGGCGGCCCTATTGGTATGCCATGGGCGTGGGCAAGCCGATCGTCGCGGCCGTCCATGGCGCCTGCTACGGCGTCGGGCTGCAGCAGGCACTGTGCTGCGACATCCGCTTCGCCGCGCACGGGGCGCGGTTCTGCGTGCCTTACGTCAAGCGCGGCCTCATCGCCGAGCTCGGCCTGTCCTGGCAGCTCAGCCGGTTCATCGGCGCCGGCCGTACCACCGACATGCTGCTGTCGGCCCGCGTCGTCGCTGCCGAAGAGGCGCTGGCGATCGGCCTCGTCAACCAGCTGGCGGCACCCGACGACCTGTTCGACCGCGCCTTCGCCTATTGCCGCACGATCGCGGCGGAAAACTCGCCCTGGGCGATGCGGACGGTGAAGCAGCAGATCTACCAGGACCTGATGACCGCTTCGATGAAGGAGCCCTTCGCCGAGGCCGACCGGCTGCTCGGCGAGGCCGTCGCCGGTCCCGACATGAAGGAAGGCATCGCCGCCTTTCGTGAGAAGCGACCGCTGGCGTTCCCGCCGCTGTCGCCCGACCTCGCCCGTCTCGATCCGTTCGACTAG
- a CDS encoding LLM class F420-dependent oxidoreductase, translated as MKLGLDIGYSGAKMALPMEKILLAEKLGFDSIWSAEAYGSDAITPLVYIGALTKKLRLATGIAQLAARTPTNLAMTAQTADALVGEGRMVIGLGVSNPQVVEGWYGQPWGKPAERIRDYVAIMRKVWRREEPLRHGGAEIRIPYDGPGATGRAKPLKSILHGDPNIPVMLGANTPGNLRLTGEITDGLVAMHTTPHNLPGKIKYIEEGLAKRADGKTLKDFEIVANVGVIVTDDIKGAMAEARKVTALYVGGMGSRDQNFHNQAMVGRDFGAEAERIQELYLAGRKEEAEAAVPEDYLDQGALYGPPARIRERFPAWRDAGFTVLRLTNVDETAMKLMAQIAG; from the coding sequence ATGAAGCTCGGTCTCGACATAGGTTACAGCGGCGCGAAGATGGCTCTACCGATGGAAAAGATCCTGCTGGCAGAGAAGCTCGGCTTCGACTCCATCTGGTCGGCCGAGGCCTACGGCTCCGACGCGATCACGCCGCTGGTCTATATCGGCGCGCTGACGAAGAAGCTGCGGCTGGCCACCGGCATCGCCCAACTCGCCGCGCGCACGCCGACCAACCTCGCGATGACCGCGCAGACCGCCGATGCCCTCGTCGGTGAAGGGCGCATGGTCATCGGCTTGGGCGTGTCGAACCCGCAGGTGGTCGAGGGCTGGTACGGCCAGCCCTGGGGCAAGCCGGCCGAGCGCATCCGCGACTATGTCGCGATCATGCGCAAGGTCTGGCGCCGCGAGGAGCCGCTGAGGCATGGCGGCGCCGAGATCCGCATTCCCTACGACGGTCCCGGCGCAACCGGCCGGGCCAAGCCGCTCAAGTCGATCCTCCATGGCGATCCAAACATTCCGGTCATGCTCGGCGCCAACACTCCCGGCAACCTGCGGCTGACCGGCGAGATCACCGACGGGCTCGTCGCGATGCACACGACGCCGCACAACCTGCCTGGCAAGATCAAGTACATCGAGGAAGGCCTGGCCAAGCGCGCCGACGGCAAGACGCTCAAGGACTTCGAGATCGTCGCCAATGTGGGCGTCATCGTCACCGACGACATCAAGGGCGCCATGGCCGAGGCGCGCAAGGTGACCGCGCTCTACGTCGGCGGCATGGGCTCGAGGGATCAAAACTTCCACAACCAGGCCATGGTCGGCCGCGACTTCGGTGCGGAAGCGGAACGCATCCAAGAGCTCTATCTAGCAGGGCGCAAGGAGGAGGCGGAAGCGGCAGTGCCCGAGGACTATCTCGACCAAGGCGCGCTTTACGGGCCGCCCGCGCGGATCAGGGAGCGGTTTCCCGCCTGGCGCGACGCCGGCTTCACCGTGCTGCGCCTGACCAATGTCGATGAAACGGCAATGAAGCTGATGGCGCAGATCGCCGGCTGA
- a CDS encoding enoyl-CoA hydratase-related protein, with amino-acid sequence MSSDSDIVVERLGKVARITLNRPAQMNAFTLDMTLALPRLIQAEIDAGARAIILTGAGGNFSSGADIAPAGVGTGQIDVRARMEDCYNPLARFLMELPVPLVTAIDGAAAGGGASLALAGDIVVAGRSSYVMLAFVRRGLVPDVGVTWLVASAVGRLRAMKMALLGDKMPAEEALAAGLVSEVVDDDQVMARAEEIAERLAEMPTRTLAMIRSQVNVAVNAGFEASLDAERDNQVAVTRTRDFKEGIAAFKEKRKPVFTGE; translated from the coding sequence ATGAGTTCCGATTCCGATATCGTCGTCGAGCGCCTGGGCAAGGTCGCGCGCATCACGCTTAACCGTCCTGCGCAGATGAACGCCTTCACGCTCGACATGACTCTGGCTTTGCCGCGGCTGATTCAGGCGGAGATCGACGCGGGCGCGCGGGCGATCATCCTCACCGGTGCGGGCGGCAACTTCAGCTCGGGCGCCGACATCGCGCCTGCCGGGGTCGGGACGGGCCAGATCGACGTGCGTGCGCGAATGGAGGACTGCTACAACCCGCTGGCGCGCTTCCTGATGGAACTGCCCGTGCCGCTGGTGACGGCGATCGACGGCGCGGCGGCCGGGGGCGGGGCCTCGCTGGCGCTGGCGGGGGACATCGTCGTCGCCGGGCGATCCTCCTACGTCATGCTGGCCTTCGTCCGCCGCGGGCTTGTGCCCGACGTCGGCGTGACCTGGCTGGTGGCCAGCGCCGTGGGCCGGCTGCGCGCGATGAAGATGGCGCTGCTCGGCGACAAGATGCCTGCCGAGGAAGCGCTCGCCGCGGGCCTTGTCTCCGAAGTTGTCGACGACGATCAGGTCATGGCACGCGCGGAAGAGATCGCCGAGCGGCTGGCCGAGATGCCGACGCGCACGCTCGCGATGATCCGGAGCCAGGTGAACGTTGCGGTCAATGCGGGCTTCGAGGCCTCGCTCGATGCCGAGCGCGACAACCAGGTCGCCGTGACCAGGACTCGCGACTTCAAGGAAGGCATCGCCGCCTTCAAGGAAAAGCGCAAACCCGTGTTTACCGGAGAATGA
- a CDS encoding acyl-CoA thioesterase domain-containing protein — translation MSPDAEPFFQRDGDRLVATWQARGPWKANSLHGRVIAGLLAAEIERNHGDPELMPVRLTVDMYRAPSMEPLHVETRIVRDGHRIKVIDADLISEGRSAGRATCQMLRLGEKPEGEAWRGDVWDAPAPDSLPAARPGPGIDGRCLGTALDFRPARRNRPAPGLDARAARDDRRRAADPVPARRRGGRLR, via the coding sequence GTGAGCCCAGACGCCGAACCCTTCTTCCAACGTGATGGCGACCGGCTGGTTGCGACATGGCAGGCGCGCGGGCCGTGGAAGGCGAACTCGCTGCACGGGCGCGTGATCGCCGGGCTGCTCGCCGCCGAGATCGAGCGCAACCACGGCGATCCCGAGCTGATGCCCGTGCGCCTGACCGTCGACATGTACCGTGCGCCGTCGATGGAGCCGCTGCATGTCGAGACGCGCATCGTCCGCGACGGCCACCGGATCAAGGTGATCGACGCCGACCTGATCTCCGAGGGGCGCAGCGCCGGCCGCGCCACCTGCCAGATGCTGCGGCTGGGCGAAAAGCCAGAAGGCGAGGCCTGGCGCGGCGACGTATGGGACGCACCCGCACCGGACAGCCTGCCCGCAGCGAGGCCGGGGCCGGGAATCGATGGACGGTGCCTGGGAACTGCGCTGGATTTCCGGCCGGCTCGGCGAAATCGGCCAGCGCCGGGTCTGGATGCGCGAGCTGCGCGCGATGATCGGCGGCGAGCCGCTGACCCCGTTCCAGCGCGTCGCCGGGGGGGTCGACTACGTTAG